The nucleotide sequence ttaggaatctaataggttaattaaaaccttcattccagatttaggagaccagtaaaagatacttgcacttgctgatttgtacggctgggataaatttgtataatttgctcaggtaaatacttttaacttattttcccttatatgggcttggggtacggtatataaaataccgcttggtcaggcattgaatttttaatgatatgaaggttaatttattgagatgaccgtttaatctgttttgtttgttttaagcctttggggggttaatgaccatgtcctggatatcctcggctcattcattgaaatgagcacgacttaagcacgggtgtaggcatacacctgccggtgcgtatgtaaaaataatatacccgcctgttcgagaataactcgccacGGGATATattatgtggcgtgtctattaatctttaacccagtattcagcccgggctactgaacgtataacgaacatacaattcttttacaagtttatttttaaataattatcccaagttataaaagatattttgtgccttgtgcattcaaatcaattttcctaaacattttcaaaatgagtcggttaattgtatttaccagtgtaaactgacttattttccaaaaaggctaagtgcaggtactagacggaataggctggctactcctagcgttaataaagagtcttgcaagcttagatgttataatctgttgaacaatgatcctttttatctttgatccgcctgtggatcctttacaaccgtttttgtaataattgatattactttcattcggtttgtaatgattttatctttcgacttccgctgtgtattaaactgtgataaattgtctatgatgatatcaactacgccacgatactccccaccgggcccaccggtgttacgtggaaatattggggtgtgacaggttggtatcagagccaacattgagtgaattaaacactagccttttgtgtttaatctcaatgacacagtttgcacattcctcgacttccgagtctaggcaaagaacttaggactaatcctaatttatcttattttgtcctttattgttttccgttgttgtttcttttgtttgctttgaCAGGTTCAACAAAATGTCGCCACGATTCAGAAGAGGAGGACGGGGCAAGGCGCCATTCACCAGCCATGATCATGAGGCCGGACCTTCCCACCGGCGAACTCCATCTGTTACCATGAGCGCCAGTCCTCAAGAGGACTGGAGGACCTATTTGGAGCCCGCGAGTCGATCTGTCTCGCTAAGTTCGTCACCCTCTTACCATCATTCCTTTGGGCCGCAATCGGAGAACGAGCCCGAAGATTCACACCACTCTTACCTACCACTGCAGCGGTCGGGGTTGCACAGCGCATTTCAAGACCCGACCCCGTATTTCCAGAGCCGGTTTAACCCGGCAAATCAGATTGAAGAACCAATGGGTCATAACCCATTGGGTCCTGAAGACCATTTTCTTGAAGCTCAGGACATGGATATGGATGATGACCCAGATCCTGCCGAACCACCATCTGGAACACCGACTCACCCCATCGAGATTTCGGATGGATCgtcttttcatggatcaccttatcgTGGTCCAGACAGCTATGAGGCAAGGTTTGCCCAATACGACTGGGTGTTTACTCCCTCTTACAACCCAGCACCTCAGCAGCAGCATGATCCCTCGGAGGATTCACGTTTTGTAGTGGTCActccaccgccaccgccgccagAGCAGCAGCCGCCCCCGGGGCCACCAAGGcggagaagatcaaacgcacAGATGTCCGTGCAAGGGGGATTCCGTTTCAGCACCCCTTAACCTTCTAGTGGCAGTTATTACCCGCCACTATATGAAGACCCACAGATGGGTGGGCCtttaacccttttgagcagccagcCCATACTAACTACAGCGGcatataacccttttgagcagccagcCCATACTAACTACAACTACGCCGAAGTTGACCCATACCTTGTAGCGGCAAACTACAATGCTCTTCATCCCGATGGGCCCTATGGAGCTCCCTGACAGACTGGATACCCGGCCTATGGGTACCAATAcacgccacctcctcaacctccgcAGCAACAGCAGCCGCAGCCGCCGCAGATCCAACCACCATAGCAGCAGGAGATTCTTCAAAGGTTGAGTCAGGTGGAGCGTGAGGTTCGAGAAGAGCGTAGAAGCCACAGGGGATTTCTTAAGGGAATGGCAAGTTTAATCAAAGGGAAGAGCAagagggatttttgaagattcctTATTTATTTAATTGTATTATAATTTCTTtgtttcaatcaagtccctgcgtggacatctatttatgtacttagtccctgcgaggacttgtattTTCAGTTTTACCCCTGTGTGGGCAAGTTATTTCtgttaaagtcccgtttagggcaattatgtactctTTGAATTATTAATGGAATGTTTgaatttaaaatttcattttgtcatcatatgtatgaatataatatatgaaataaataaaaatatcattccttttataagatctaccattattaaataaaatcttaaaggcaaaacctagcacatgtgtcattttaagacagggccatgacggtagttccttattaagattcagatccttgttaacatctgaaaacatgttaacactcctagcaaatgtgattcgataaaatcgcataagtcatccttatattggattcttccaattccttTTCTTAACTATCATTtaatcatccattagtgatgaagtgcctacgggccataattaatgtcctttgggactaaagacagttgtagtctacgactccctgtcaagaaaaggtaatgaactatgattcaagcattaatgcctcgatcctataaggtagtgtttggtatgaggtaatggAGGATGGAATGGAATAATCCATTCAAAGGTAATGAaaaaagaagtgtttggttgaccATGTGAATGGAATAAAGCATTACATACCCCATTCCATTCCTTCTAAAATTGTTGAAATCTATTCCTGGCCTACCCCCAGTTTTTT is from Helianthus annuus cultivar XRQ/B chromosome 9, HanXRQr2.0-SUNRISE, whole genome shotgun sequence and encodes:
- the LOC110887898 gene encoding wiskott-Aldrich syndrome protein family member 3-like; the protein is MSPRFRRGGRGKAPFTSHDHEAGPSHRRTPSVTMSASPQEDWRTYLEPASRSVSLSSSPSYHHSFGPQSENEPEDSHHSYLPLQRSGLHSAFQDPTPYFQSRFNPANQIEEPMGHNPLGPEDHFLEAQDMDMDDDPDPAEPPSGTPTHPIEISDGSSFHGSPYRGPDSYEARFAQYDWVFTPSYNPAPQQQHDPSEDSRFVVVTPPPPPPEQQPPPGPPRRRRSNAQMSVQGGFRFSTP